The Montipora capricornis isolate CH-2021 chromosome 6, ASM3666992v2, whole genome shotgun sequence genome has a window encoding:
- the LOC138052973 gene encoding zinc transporter ZIP9-like: MDDVTRLFGLSFCMLLGCYVAGAIPLAFTMSEKRLRMISTLGAGLLVGTALAIVIPEGVHALYESEDHDHGSHIHKSPDAGEKSHAQSDSSEEHLNIGILKHHVSKV; encoded by the exons ATGGACGATGTGACTAGGTTGTTTGGTTTAAGTTTCTGTATGCTTCTGGGATGTTATGTCGCCGGCGCCATTCCATTGGCATTCACTATGTCCGAG AAGCGGTTGAGAATGATCAGTACACTGGGTGCTGGCCTCCTGGTTGGAACGGCTCTTGCCATAGTAATCCCAGAAGGTGTGCATGCGTTATATGAGTCAGAGGATCATG acCATGGTTCTCACATCCATAAATCGCCTGATGCTGGAGAGAAATCACATGCACAATCTGATTCCTCTGAGGAGCACTTAAATATTGGAATTCTAAAACACCACGTCTCAAAAGTTTAA
- the LOC138052972 gene encoding uncharacterized protein: protein MIPTEELFSLQASLEAMDEQASAVRPIVRQIGSQIPALEGRVRVLMSQERRHRARIKKLESEVSGARGKDKSERFVAVWDNTFLENVKLCSERIPGCYAPNGFHSEKPVLCALSVDNRILTVFKEEKIGRREKIENVEVKLFDAGMFVYELHTSGHDYVTDELWAAFFKKLLEEGLVPRIVLSDESPGFDWIKRFVEPEPKLPFPSKWEFHQGIVPLEEDYFDYNPVLTKTVSGFVVLTKENVCLSSRILRMLVQSKRR, encoded by the exons ATGATTCCAACAGAAGAACTCTTCAGTCTTCAAGCCTCGCTCGAAGCTATGGATGAACAAGCATCTGCAGTGAGGCCCATTGTGAGACAAATTGGCTCGCAAATCCCGGCCCTTGAAGGAAGAGTGAGGGTACTGATGTCTCAAGAACGACGACACCGTGCGAGGATCAAAAAGTTGGAAAGTGAG GTTTCAGGGGCTAGAGGGAAAGACAAAAGCGAGAGGTTTGTGGCCGTATGGGATAACACGTTCCTGGAAAATGTGAAATTGTGCTCTGAACGCATTCCAG gATGTTATGCACCCAACGGTTTCCATTCTGAGAAACCTGTGCTGTGTGCCTTGTCCGTAGACAACCGGATTCTGACTGTTTTTAAAGAGGAAAAGATTGGTCGGAGAGAGAAAATCGAAAATGTTGAGGTTAAGCTTTTTGATGCTGGCATGTTTGTGTATGAACTTCATACAAGTGGACATGATTACGTCACTGACGAGCTGTGGGCGGCATTCTTCAAGAAACTTTTGGAAGAAGGGCTGGTGCCAAGAATTGTGTTGAGTGATGAAAGCCCCGGCTTTGATTGGATAAAACGATTCGTTGAGCCAG AACCAAAGCTTCCATTTCCCTCGAAATGGGAGTTCCATCAAGGAATTGTTCCGCTGGAGGAGGATTATTTCGACTACAATCCAGTACTGACGAAGACTGTCTCAGGGTTCGTTGTATTGACGAAGGAGAACGTTTGTTTGAGTTCAAGAATTTTAAG GATGCTCGTACAGTCGAAGAGAagataa
- the LOC138050773 gene encoding histamine H2 receptor-like, which produces MSTTETSELQTRHISAVITETAIFSLVMILSLLGNLLVCYVVYRNPRLRLPINYYIISLALTDILQASCTMPLSVAFLATGEWSFGAATCSFDAIMKISLAKASTFNMALMAMNRYCKIVKPTKYQTIFKPRYIVITALLAWSIPFTFAFLSVFGLHQETRPNSGFALCVIVFDLSSNPVILVLMYTPYFVLVFCYWKIYKQVKMHNGNVSWQSSKVADVKISKTLFATVIGYFSFFMPAHIIFTVSKFADYSYFPRYLSLLASLFIFMTSCINPFIYGYMNRAFKTEFKKWLIPKRVHSVKTVYLKNRIDIAGRD; this is translated from the coding sequence ATGTCCACAACCGAAACGAGCGAGTTGCAAACCAGACACATTTCAGCTGTGATAACAGAAACAGCCATATTTTCATTGGTAATGATCCTTTCACTGCTTGGAAATCTTCTCGTCTGTTATGTTGTTTATCGAAACCCGAGACTGCGCCTCCCCATCAACTATTACATTATCTCGCTTGCTCTCACCGACATCTTGCAAGCAAGTTGCACCATGCCACTATCAGTTGCCTTTCTGGCCACAGGAGAATGGTCTTTTGGAGCAGCTACCTGTAGTTTTGATGCCATTATGAAGATATCCTTGGCAAAAGCCTCTACATTTAACATGGCTCTGATGGCAATGAACAGATACTGTAAAATAGTGAAACCAACTAAGTACCAAACAATTTTCAAGCCAAGGTATATTGTTATCACCGCATTGCTGGCCTGGTCGATACCTTTCACGTTTGCCTTTCTCTCAGTATTTGGTCTTCATCAAGAAACCAGACCAAATTCGGGTTTTGCATTGTGCGTCATTGTATTCGATCTATCCTCTAATCCTGTCATACTTGTCCTTATGTACACGCCTTATTTCGTTCTCGTGTTCTGTTACTGGAAGATTTACAAACAAGTGAAAATGCACAATGGAAATGTTTCATGGCAATCTTCCAAAGTTGCCGATGTCAAAATCAGCAAAACCTTGTTCGCCACTGTGATTGgatatttcagtttttttatgcCTGCTCATATCATATTTACCGTGTCAAAATTTGCGGATTATTCTTATTTCCCACGCTATCTTTCTCTTCTTGCATCTCTGTTTATTTTTATGACCAGTTGCATCAATCCGTTTATTTACGGGTATATGAACCGTGCTTTCAAAACCGAGTTTAAGAAATGGTTGATTCCTAAAAGGGTCCACTCAGTAAAGACAGTATACCTCAAAAACAGAATTGATATTGCGGGCCGTGATTAG